From one Variovorax sp. PBL-H6 genomic stretch:
- the rplN gene encoding 50S ribosomal protein L14, with translation MIQTESRLDVADNTGAKSVLCIKVLGGSKRRYASVGDVIKVSIKEAAPRGRVKKGEIYSAVVVRTAKGIRRADGSLVKFDGNAAVLLNAKLEPIGTRIFGPVTRELRTEKFMKIVSLAPEVL, from the coding sequence ATGATCCAAACTGAATCCCGGCTCGATGTGGCCGACAACACGGGCGCGAAATCCGTCCTGTGTATCAAGGTGCTCGGTGGCTCCAAGCGGCGCTATGCCAGCGTGGGCGATGTCATCAAGGTCAGCATCAAGGAGGCCGCTCCGCGCGGTCGCGTCAAGAAGGGCGAGATCTACAGTGCTGTGGTGGTTCGTACCGCCAAGGGCATCCGTCGCGCCGACGGCTCGCTCGTCAAGTTCGACGGCAATGCCGCCGTTCTGCTCAACGCCAAGCTGGAGCCCATCGGCACCCGCATCTTCGGACCGGTCACGCGCGAGCTGCGTACCGAAAAGTTCATGAAGATCGTGTCGCTGGCCCCCGAAGTTCTGTAA
- the queA gene encoding tRNA preQ1(34) S-adenosylmethionine ribosyltransferase-isomerase QueA: MRAFTLSDFDFKLPPELVAQHPATERSASRLLDGTGDPPADRIFKELPSLLRAGDLLVFNDTRVVKARLFGEKPTGGKLELLVERVLQGHEVVAHMKVSKKPPVGTVLAMAGGFEATLLGRWPDEHGALFRLRFDSPTGEDPYALMARCGHVPLPPYIEHADSQQDEHRYQTVFARVPGAVAAPTAALHFDEALLDELEARGVQRTNVTLHVGAGTFQPVKTENIAEHQMHTERYDVPEATQHAIAEAKARGGRIVAVGTTTVRTLESWARSGEASGDTGIFITPGFAFAHVDLLVTNFHLPKSTLMMLVSAFAGHERVMALYAHAIHARYRFFSYGDAMLLALAN, from the coding sequence ATGCGCGCCTTCACGCTTTCCGATTTCGATTTCAAGCTGCCGCCCGAGCTGGTGGCTCAGCATCCCGCAACCGAACGCAGCGCCTCGCGCCTGCTCGACGGCACTGGAGACCCACCCGCCGATCGCATCTTCAAAGAACTCCCCTCGCTGCTGCGCGCGGGCGACCTGCTGGTCTTCAACGACACCCGCGTCGTCAAGGCGCGGCTCTTCGGCGAGAAGCCCACCGGCGGCAAGCTCGAGCTGCTGGTCGAGCGCGTGCTGCAGGGCCATGAGGTCGTGGCCCACATGAAGGTCAGCAAGAAGCCGCCGGTCGGCACCGTGCTGGCGATGGCGGGCGGCTTCGAGGCGACACTGCTGGGCCGCTGGCCCGACGAGCACGGCGCGCTGTTCCGCCTGCGCTTCGACAGCCCCACGGGCGAGGATCCCTACGCGCTGATGGCGCGCTGCGGCCACGTGCCCTTGCCTCCCTATATCGAGCACGCCGATTCGCAGCAGGACGAGCACCGCTACCAGACCGTGTTCGCCCGCGTGCCAGGGGCGGTTGCCGCACCCACGGCAGCGCTGCACTTCGACGAGGCGCTGCTCGACGAGCTCGAGGCGCGCGGCGTTCAACGCACCAACGTCACGCTGCACGTAGGCGCGGGCACATTCCAGCCGGTCAAGACCGAGAACATTGCCGAGCACCAGATGCATACCGAACGCTACGATGTGCCCGAGGCAACCCAGCACGCCATCGCCGAGGCCAAGGCGCGCGGCGGCCGCATCGTCGCTGTCGGCACCACCACCGTGCGCACGCTCGAGTCGTGGGCCAGGAGCGGCGAAGCCAGCGGCGACACAGGCATCTTCATCACGCCCGGCTTCGCCTTCGCCCACGTGGACCTGCTCGTCACCAACTTCCACCTACCCAAGAGCACGCTCATGATGCTGGTGAGTGCCTTCGCCGGCCACGAGCGCGTGATGGCGCTCTATGCCCACGCGATCCACGCGCGCTATCGCTTCTTCAGCTACGGCGACGCGATGCTCCTGGCCCTGGCGAACTGA
- a CDS encoding SDR family NAD(P)-dependent oxidoreductase has translation MTATNSTYSARYPSLAGRSVFISGGATGIGEALVRAFHAQGANVGFCDIDVAAGQALANTLQGDNAVLFCECDVTDVAALQAAIAATRARFGPIRVLLNNAANDRRHDMADVTSEDFDALVAINFKHQFFAAQAVAEDMRAAGGGSIINFGSISWMIKGAGYPVYQACKAAARGLTRSLARDLGKANIRVNSIVPGWVMTERQLKLWVKPESEAQIDAAQCLPGRVRAEDIASMALFLAADDSRMCSAQDYVVDAGWT, from the coding sequence ATGACGGCAACGAACTCCACCTATTCGGCGCGCTATCCATCGCTCGCGGGCCGCAGCGTTTTCATCTCCGGTGGCGCCACCGGCATCGGCGAAGCGCTGGTGCGTGCCTTCCATGCGCAAGGCGCGAATGTCGGCTTCTGCGATATCGATGTCGCGGCGGGCCAGGCACTGGCGAACACCCTGCAGGGCGACAACGCGGTGCTCTTTTGCGAGTGCGATGTGACCGACGTCGCCGCACTGCAAGCGGCGATTGCCGCAACCCGTGCGCGCTTCGGGCCGATCCGCGTGCTGCTCAACAACGCCGCCAACGATCGGCGCCACGACATGGCCGATGTCACGAGCGAGGATTTCGATGCGCTGGTGGCGATCAACTTCAAGCACCAGTTTTTTGCTGCGCAGGCGGTGGCCGAGGACATGCGCGCGGCCGGCGGCGGCTCGATCATCAACTTCGGCTCGATCAGCTGGATGATCAAGGGCGCCGGCTATCCGGTCTACCAGGCCTGCAAGGCCGCCGCGCGAGGCCTCACGCGCTCCCTGGCACGCGACCTCGGCAAGGCCAACATCCGCGTCAACTCCATCGTGCCCGGCTGGGTGATGACCGAGCGCCAGCTGAAACTGTGGGTCAAGCCCGAGTCAGAGGCCCAGATCGACGCCGCGCAGTGCCTGCCCGGCCGCGTGAGGGCCGAGGACATCGCCAGCATGGCACTCTTTCTCGCGGCCGACGATTCGAGGATGTGCAGCGCGCAGGACTACGTGGTTGACGCGGGCTGGACCTGA
- the proC gene encoding pyrroline-5-carboxylate reductase — protein sequence MNIAVTFLPRQERAPLPPIGFIGGGNMACAIIGGLIKRQVPTATFEVVEPQAEARERLRHDFGISAHAVASAALERCGVLVWAVKPQSFAQAAQGVRGLAPDALHISVAAGIPSDSIARWLATEQVVRAMPNTPALVGRGMTGLFARAAVDPAGRNQVEQVLGATGELLWVDAESALDAVTAVSGSGPAYVFYFIEAMTEAGLELGLTPEQAHRLAVGTFTGASILANDASEPPAVLRERVTSKGGTTYAAMTSLENADVKAKFKTAIRAAHQRAAELAEEFGRG from the coding sequence ATGAACATCGCCGTCACCTTCCTGCCCCGCCAGGAGCGGGCTCCCCTTCCGCCGATCGGCTTCATCGGCGGAGGCAACATGGCCTGCGCCATCATTGGCGGGCTGATCAAACGACAGGTGCCGACCGCGACCTTCGAGGTCGTCGAACCCCAGGCCGAAGCCCGCGAACGGCTCCGGCACGACTTCGGCATCTCGGCGCACGCCGTGGCCAGCGCGGCGCTCGAGCGCTGCGGGGTGCTGGTCTGGGCTGTCAAACCACAGAGTTTTGCGCAGGCCGCGCAGGGCGTCCGGGGGCTGGCCCCGGACGCCCTGCATATAAGCGTCGCCGCCGGCATCCCCTCCGACAGCATCGCGCGATGGCTCGCCACCGAGCAGGTGGTCCGCGCCATGCCGAACACGCCGGCACTGGTCGGCAGGGGCATGACCGGCCTGTTCGCGCGGGCGGCCGTTGACCCGGCCGGGCGCAATCAGGTGGAGCAGGTGCTGGGGGCCACCGGCGAGTTGCTCTGGGTGGACGCCGAGAGCGCGCTGGACGCGGTCACCGCAGTGTCCGGCTCGGGACCCGCCTATGTGTTCTATTTCATCGAGGCCATGACCGAGGCGGGCCTCGAGCTGGGACTCACGCCCGAGCAGGCGCACCGACTGGCCGTTGGCACCTTCACCGGTGCCTCGATCCTGGCGAACGATGCAAGCGAACCGCCCGCCGTGCTGCGCGAGCGGGTGACCTCCAAGGGCGGAACCACCTACGCCGCGATGACCTCGCTTGAGAACGCCGATGTCAAGGCGAAATTCAAGACTGCGATCCGCGCCGCCCACCAACGCGCGGCAGAACTGGCTGAGGAGTTCGGCCGCGGCTGA
- a CDS encoding LysR substrate-binding domain-containing protein: MTLTELKYIVAVARERHFGKAAEACYVSQPTLSVAIKKLEDELEVKLFERSAGEVTVTPLGEQIVQQAQSVLDQAASIKEIAKRGKDPLSGPLNLGVIYTIGPYLLPDLVRQNIARTPQMPLVLQENFTVKLLEMLRAGEIDCAIMAEPFPDAGLAVAQLYDEPFMAAVPIHHPLAERESVSSDELKKETMLLLGTGHCFRDHVLEVCPEFARFSSDAEGIRKSFEGSSLETIKHMVAAGMGVTLVPRLSVPADALKPRAAKGRGREPEQIVRYLPVRDLQGGEPPTRRVVLAWRRSFTRYEAIAALRNAIYACELPGVRRLS; this comes from the coding sequence ATGACCCTCACGGAACTCAAATACATCGTTGCGGTCGCGCGCGAGCGGCATTTCGGCAAGGCGGCCGAGGCCTGCTACGTATCTCAACCCACCCTCTCGGTCGCGATCAAGAAGCTGGAGGACGAGCTCGAGGTCAAGCTCTTCGAGCGCAGCGCGGGCGAGGTCACGGTCACCCCTCTGGGCGAGCAGATCGTGCAGCAGGCGCAGAGCGTGCTTGACCAGGCCGCCAGCATCAAGGAGATCGCCAAGCGAGGAAAGGACCCGCTGTCGGGGCCGCTCAATCTGGGTGTGATCTACACGATCGGCCCCTACCTGCTGCCGGACCTGGTGCGCCAGAACATCGCGCGCACCCCGCAGATGCCGCTGGTACTGCAGGAGAACTTCACCGTCAAGCTGCTGGAGATGCTGCGTGCCGGGGAGATCGACTGCGCGATCATGGCCGAGCCCTTCCCGGATGCCGGACTTGCGGTGGCGCAGCTGTACGACGAGCCCTTCATGGCTGCCGTTCCCATCCACCATCCGCTGGCAGAGCGCGAGTCCGTGAGCTCCGACGAGCTCAAGAAGGAGACCATGCTGCTGCTCGGCACGGGCCATTGCTTTCGCGACCATGTGCTCGAGGTCTGTCCGGAGTTCGCACGCTTCTCGAGCGATGCCGAGGGCATTCGCAAGAGCTTCGAAGGCTCCTCGCTGGAGACCATCAAGCACATGGTGGCGGCTGGCATGGGCGTGACGCTGGTGCCGCGATTGTCGGTGCCGGCCGATGCGCTGAAGCCCCGCGCCGCGAAGGGCCGGGGCAGAGAGCCCGAGCAAATCGTGCGCTACCTCCCCGTGCGCGACCTGCAGGGCGGCGAGCCGCCGACGCGCCGCGTGGTGCTGGCCTGGCGCCGCAGCTTTACTCGCTACGAGGCCATCGCCGCGCTGCGAAACGCGATCTACGCCTGCGAGCTGCCGGGCGTGAGACGGCTCTCGTAG
- the recG gene encoding ATP-dependent DNA helicase RecG, with protein MPATAKSLPPEEPAQTAAPGAGLSAVQRALRKLGLVRDIDFALYLPMRYEDETRVVRLADTRDGDMAQIEAMVIECEVVFRPRRQLIVTVDDGSDTCQLRFFNFYPSQQKQLAVGARVRVRGEVRGGFVGRQMMHPNVKAAGTELPEALTPVYSTIAGLPQPVLRREVRSGLARAVLDETIPAADIPDGAWDLRRALHFLHYPAPDVAMATLEDHSHPAWQRLKADELLAQQLSQLQARQARAVQRAPVLAAVPTKDALGDVLRAALPFALTGAQQRVVEEIVHDLAREVPMHRLLQGDVGSGKTVVAALAAARCIDAGHQCALMAPTEILAAQHFGKLVGWLDPLLAERGLRVAWLTGSQKKKERDAMSAAAENGEAALVIGTHAVISEKVRFRRLALAIIDEQHRFGVAQRLALRGKAGGQLEPHLLMMSATPIPRTLAMSYYADLDVSTLDELPPGRTPIVTKLVAEHRRDEVVDRIRVQLEQGRQVYWVCPLIEESEAVDLRNATETRDELAAALGDQVGVGLLHSRMPTAEKQAVMESFTANRLQVLVSTTVIEVGVDVPNASLMVIEHAERFGLSQLHQLRGRVGRGAAASACVLLYAPNEGGRVGEAARQRLKAMAETSDGFEIARRDLDIRGPGEFLGARQSGAPLLRFADLSTDVLLLDWARAVAPRMLDRHAELAEKHIDRWLGSKAEYLKA; from the coding sequence ATGCCCGCCACTGCCAAGTCCTTGCCACCGGAAGAGCCCGCACAAACCGCGGCGCCCGGCGCCGGCCTGAGCGCGGTGCAGCGCGCGCTCCGCAAGCTGGGCCTGGTGCGGGACATCGATTTCGCGCTCTACCTGCCGATGCGCTACGAGGACGAGACCCGGGTCGTTCGGCTCGCGGACACGCGCGATGGCGACATGGCGCAGATCGAGGCGATGGTGATCGAGTGCGAGGTGGTCTTTCGCCCACGCCGCCAGCTGATCGTGACGGTGGACGACGGCAGCGACACCTGCCAGCTGCGCTTCTTCAACTTCTATCCCTCGCAACAGAAGCAGCTGGCGGTGGGCGCAAGGGTGCGCGTGCGCGGTGAAGTGAGGGGCGGCTTTGTCGGGCGGCAGATGATGCATCCGAACGTCAAGGCGGCCGGCACGGAGTTGCCCGAAGCACTGACACCGGTGTACTCGACGATCGCGGGTCTGCCGCAGCCCGTGCTGCGGCGGGAAGTGCGCTCCGGACTTGCTCGCGCTGTGCTCGACGAAACGATTCCTGCTGCCGACATTCCGGATGGGGCCTGGGATTTGCGGCGTGCGCTCCATTTTCTGCACTACCCGGCTCCCGACGTCGCGATGGCCACGCTGGAGGATCACAGCCATCCGGCATGGCAGCGGTTGAAGGCCGACGAGCTGCTGGCGCAGCAGCTGTCACAGCTGCAGGCGCGGCAAGCCCGCGCGGTGCAAAGGGCGCCAGTGCTGGCGGCGGTGCCCACCAAAGACGCGTTGGGCGATGTGCTGCGGGCTGCCTTGCCCTTCGCCCTGACGGGTGCCCAGCAGCGCGTGGTGGAAGAGATCGTCCATGACCTGGCTCGCGAGGTGCCGATGCACCGGCTGCTGCAGGGCGATGTGGGCTCCGGCAAGACCGTCGTCGCGGCGCTTGCCGCCGCCCGTTGCATCGACGCGGGCCACCAGTGCGCGCTGATGGCGCCCACCGAGATCCTGGCAGCCCAGCATTTCGGCAAGTTGGTCGGGTGGCTCGATCCGCTGCTGGCAGAGCGCGGCCTACGGGTGGCTTGGCTCACCGGCAGCCAGAAGAAGAAAGAGCGCGACGCAATGTCGGCCGCGGCCGAGAACGGCGAGGCCGCGCTGGTGATCGGCACGCATGCGGTGATCTCGGAGAAGGTGCGCTTCCGGCGGCTGGCGCTGGCGATCATCGACGAGCAGCACCGCTTCGGTGTCGCGCAGCGCCTGGCTCTGCGAGGCAAAGCCGGCGGGCAGCTGGAACCTCACCTGCTGATGATGAGCGCCACCCCCATCCCGCGCACCCTGGCGATGAGCTACTACGCCGATCTCGACGTCTCCACCCTCGATGAGCTTCCGCCGGGCCGCACGCCCATCGTCACCAAGCTGGTGGCCGAGCACCGGCGCGACGAGGTCGTCGACCGCATCCGCGTCCAACTCGAGCAGGGCCGGCAGGTCTACTGGGTTTGCCCCCTGATCGAGGAAAGCGAGGCCGTCGACCTGCGCAACGCCACCGAGACCCGCGACGAGCTCGCCGCGGCGCTGGGGGATCAAGTCGGCGTCGGGCTCCTGCATTCGCGCATGCCGACGGCCGAAAAACAGGCCGTGATGGAAAGCTTCACCGCCAACAGGCTGCAGGTGCTGGTCAGCACCACCGTGATCGAGGTTGGCGTCGATGTTCCCAATGCTTCGCTGATGGTGATCGAGCATGCCGAGCGTTTCGGACTCTCGCAGCTGCATCAGCTTCGCGGGCGCGTGGGCCGCGGCGCGGCGGCCTCGGCGTGTGTCCTGCTCTACGCACCGAACGAGGGCGGCCGCGTCGGGGAGGCCGCGCGACAGAGGCTCAAGGCCATGGCCGAGACCAGCGACGGCTTCGAGATCGCGCGGCGCGACCTCGACATCCGCGGCCCCGGGGAGTTCCTCGGCGCACGCCAGTCAGGCGCACCGTTGCTGCGCTTCGCGGACCTCAGCACCGACGTCCTGCTGCTCGACTGGGCTCGCGCCGTGGCCCCGCGCATGCTGGACCGGCATGCCGAGCTGGCTGAGAAGCACATCGACCGGTGGCTGGGCAGCAAAGCCGAATACCTCAAGGCCTGA
- a CDS encoding serine endopeptidase, producing the protein MSSKSLRLSEKWFRRGLWVVALVFASFLIGLGSTIVGDLPRVERTLTLDDFIDRPAAEPLRQTIRASQRTEQESTREREQAELALLAAQQASRAARETFGNWLATRRVTAQPDQDSELIARTKALDALKGKEDEAQRAVGTQRQIALDARQARQAAQEKLAALEETARKALEAENRRVELRVFGYRLALTLPLLVVAGWLFAKKRKSTWWPFVWGFIFFALFAFFVELVPYLPSYGGYVRYAVGIVLTVLVGRYAIIALNRYLARQKLAEAQPDMVRRNELSYDTALARLAKSVCPGCERPVDLKNTEIDFCPHCGIGLFDHCRACKARKSAFSLFCHACGTAAAVPLPAGVPPLQVQPASTT; encoded by the coding sequence ATGAGCAGTAAATCCCTGCGCCTGTCCGAGAAGTGGTTCCGCCGCGGCCTGTGGGTGGTAGCGCTCGTGTTCGCAAGCTTCCTGATCGGGCTTGGCAGCACCATCGTGGGCGATCTGCCGCGGGTCGAGCGCACATTGACGCTCGACGACTTCATCGACCGCCCGGCCGCCGAGCCGCTGCGCCAGACCATCCGGGCCAGCCAGCGAACCGAGCAGGAGTCCACGCGCGAGCGCGAGCAGGCCGAACTCGCGCTGCTCGCTGCACAGCAAGCCAGCCGCGCGGCGCGCGAGACCTTCGGCAACTGGCTGGCCACGCGGCGCGTCACCGCGCAGCCCGACCAGGACAGCGAGCTCATCGCTCGCACCAAGGCGCTCGATGCGCTGAAGGGCAAGGAAGACGAAGCGCAGCGCGCCGTTGGGACGCAGCGCCAGATTGCGCTCGACGCCCGCCAGGCGCGCCAGGCCGCGCAGGAGAAGCTCGCGGCACTGGAGGAGACGGCGCGCAAGGCGCTCGAGGCGGAGAACCGGCGCGTCGAGTTGCGCGTGTTCGGCTACCGGCTGGCGCTCACCCTGCCGCTCCTGGTGGTCGCGGGCTGGCTGTTCGCGAAGAAGCGCAAGAGCACCTGGTGGCCCTTCGTCTGGGGCTTCATCTTCTTTGCGCTGTTCGCCTTCTTCGTCGAGCTCGTGCCCTACCTGCCGAGCTACGGAGGCTATGTGCGGTACGCGGTGGGCATCGTGCTGACCGTGCTGGTGGGGCGCTACGCGATCATCGCGCTCAACCGCTACCTCGCACGCCAGAAGCTGGCCGAGGCGCAGCCCGACATGGTGCGGCGCAACGAGCTGAGTTACGACACCGCCCTCGCGCGGCTTGCCAAGAGCGTCTGCCCCGGCTGCGAACGGCCGGTGGATCTCAAGAACACCGAGATCGACTTCTGCCCGCATTGCGGCATCGGCCTGTTCGACCATTGCCGCGCGTGCAAGGCGCGCAAGAGCGCTTTCTCCCTCTTCTGCCATGCCTGCGGGACCGCTGCGGCAGTGCCTCTGCCAGCCGGTGTACCGCCGCTTCAGGTCCAGCCCGCGTCAACCACGTAG
- a CDS encoding DUF2145 domain-containing protein, with protein MHLLAAATAVVLAGLFLFPLNAHAGRSCEEHRLAAASIIKGMELAQRTAQQLDASGAQVVLLARAGQDLGKYGLRYSHMGLAYKTEAGAWRVVHKLNQCNTATAAIYRQGLGEFFLDDLWRNEAAWVVPTPDVQAHLRAALDESALRITRLHTAPYSIVSYAWGDRYQQSNQWAIETLAAAMEPATILTRGQAQAWLKFKGYEPTTLKLGPLTRLGGRLGAANVAFDDHPNEKRFSDRIETVTVDSVFAWLPRAGLGAAPVVLRL; from the coding sequence ATGCACCTGCTCGCGGCCGCGACGGCGGTGGTGCTGGCGGGCCTCTTCCTGTTCCCGCTCAACGCGCACGCGGGCCGGTCCTGCGAGGAACACCGGCTGGCCGCAGCTTCGATCATCAAGGGCATGGAGCTCGCGCAGCGCACCGCGCAGCAACTGGATGCCAGCGGCGCGCAGGTAGTGCTGCTGGCGAGAGCGGGGCAGGACCTGGGCAAGTACGGGCTGCGCTACTCCCACATGGGCCTTGCCTACAAGACCGAGGCAGGGGCCTGGCGCGTGGTGCACAAGCTCAATCAGTGCAACACCGCGACGGCGGCGATCTACCGCCAGGGACTGGGCGAGTTCTTCCTTGACGACCTGTGGCGCAACGAAGCGGCCTGGGTGGTGCCGACGCCGGATGTGCAGGCGCACCTGCGGGCTGCGCTCGATGAATCAGCGTTGCGCATCACCCGGTTGCATACGGCGCCCTACAGCATCGTGAGCTATGCCTGGGGCGACAGGTACCAGCAGTCGAACCAGTGGGCCATCGAGACGCTCGCCGCGGCAATGGAGCCGGCGACCATCCTTACGCGCGGGCAAGCGCAGGCATGGTTGAAGTTCAAGGGCTACGAGCCCACCACGCTTAAGCTCGGGCCGCTGACGCGGCTCGGCGGCCGCCTCGGCGCGGCCAACGTGGCCTTTGACGACCATCCGAACGAGAAGCGCTTTTCCGACCGCATCGAGACCGTGACGGTCGACTCGGTCTTCGCCTGGCTACCGCGCGCAGGGCTCGGGGCGGCGCCTGTGGTGCTCAGGCTCTAA
- a CDS encoding Dps family protein → MAKVDKKSKSAFGNAPAASAGKVPNKGGTLVAQESGGRNAPIINIGIESEDRAAIAEGLSRVLADTYTLYLTTHNFHWNVTGPHFNSLHAMFMEQYTELWGATDVIAERIRALGHYAPGSYAEFSNIATVPDVPKDPPKAMEMVRILVKGHETVSRIAREFIPVAEEAGDDPTADMLTARCTVHDQTAWMLRSLLED, encoded by the coding sequence ATGGCCAAAGTCGACAAGAAGTCCAAGTCCGCCTTCGGCAACGCGCCGGCCGCCTCCGCCGGCAAGGTGCCCAACAAGGGCGGTACGCTCGTGGCACAGGAATCGGGCGGCCGCAATGCGCCGATCATCAACATCGGCATCGAGAGTGAGGACCGTGCCGCCATCGCGGAAGGCTTGAGTCGCGTGCTGGCGGACACGTACACGCTCTATCTCACGACGCACAACTTCCACTGGAACGTGACGGGGCCGCATTTCAACTCGCTGCATGCAATGTTCATGGAGCAGTACACGGAGCTGTGGGGCGCCACCGATGTGATCGCCGAGCGCATCCGTGCGCTGGGGCACTACGCACCGGGCTCCTATGCCGAGTTCAGCAATATCGCGACCGTGCCCGACGTGCCCAAGGACCCGCCCAAGGCAATGGAGATGGTGCGCATACTCGTGAAGGGTCACGAGACGGTCTCCCGCATCGCGCGCGAGTTCATCCCCGTGGCCGAGGAGGCCGGCGACGATCCCACTGCCGACATGCTGACTGCGCGCTGCACCGTGCACGACCAGACGGCCTGGATGTTGCGTTCGCTGCTCGAAGACTGA
- the ubiA gene encoding 4-hydroxybenzoate octaprenyltransferase: protein MSVSTAIATRGRLSLYLDLIRWNRPAGWLLLLWPSLSALWFAADGFPGWHLLTVFVLGTILMRSAGCCVNDVADRDFDRHVKRTAQRPVTSGALSVAEALTVGAVLALAAFALVLTTNRATVLWSFAALAVTLVYPFAKRFMSIPQAVLGIAFSFGIPMAFAAVQSSVPAFAWWLLAGNLFWVLAYDTEYAMVDRDDDLKIGMKTSAITFGRFDVTAVVASYAIYLGIWAAAGTSRELAPIFHCGIALAAVQALWHWWLIRQRAREGCFKAFRLNHWLGFTVFAGVVAGYLLR, encoded by the coding sequence ATGTCCGTATCCACCGCCATCGCTACTCGCGGCCGTCTCTCGCTCTACCTGGACCTGATCCGCTGGAATCGGCCGGCCGGCTGGCTGCTGCTGCTATGGCCTTCGCTGTCGGCGCTCTGGTTTGCGGCCGATGGATTTCCCGGCTGGCACTTGCTCACGGTCTTTGTGCTCGGCACCATCCTGATGCGTAGCGCCGGCTGCTGCGTCAATGACGTGGCCGACCGCGATTTCGATCGCCACGTCAAGCGCACCGCGCAGCGGCCGGTCACCAGCGGTGCGCTGTCGGTCGCCGAGGCGCTGACCGTTGGGGCCGTGCTCGCGCTGGCCGCTTTCGCCTTGGTGCTCACGACGAATCGTGCGACGGTGCTGTGGTCCTTCGCGGCGCTTGCGGTCACGCTGGTTTACCCGTTCGCCAAGCGCTTCATGTCCATCCCGCAGGCGGTCCTGGGCATCGCCTTCAGTTTCGGCATTCCGATGGCTTTTGCGGCGGTGCAATCCTCGGTGCCGGCCTTCGCCTGGTGGTTGCTGGCGGGCAATCTGTTCTGGGTCTTGGCCTACGACACCGAGTATGCGATGGTCGACCGCGACGACGATCTCAAGATCGGGATGAAGACCTCGGCCATCACCTTCGGGCGCTTCGATGTGACCGCGGTCGTGGCGAGCTATGCCATCTATCTCGGCATCTGGGCCGCCGCCGGCACGAGCCGCGAGTTGGCTCCCATCTTCCACTGCGGCATTGCCTTGGCAGCGGTGCAGGCACTGTGGCATTGGTGGCTGATCCGCCAGCGCGCCCGGGAGGGGTGCTTCAAGGCCTTTCGGCTCAACCACTGGCTGGGCTTCACCGTGTTTGCAGGCGTCGTAGCTGGCTATCTGCTGCGCTGA
- the tgt gene encoding tRNA guanosine(34) transglycosylase Tgt, with the protein MLNFELLATDPGSHARRGTLTLNHGVVQTPIFMPVGTYGTVKGVMPRSLEEMGAQIILGNTFHLWMRPGLDVMAGFGGLHQFEKWNKPILTDSGGFQVWSLGAMRKISEEGVKFASPVNGDKLFLTPEVSMQIQTILNSDIVMQFDECTPYDTDGHITTEAEAHSSMALSLRWARRCQAEFARLANPNALFGIVQGGMYENLREESLAQLVELDFPGYAIGGVSVGEPKEEMLRIMAHTPHRLPPHKPRYLMGVGTPEDLVEGVAQGVDMFDCVMPTRNARNGTLFTRFGDLKMRNARHKNDPQPIDPSCSCHACAGASGVPWNEGGREGFSRAYLHHLDRCGEMLGPMLTTIHNLHYYLNLMHEIRAALDAGTYPQFRARFKTDRARGI; encoded by the coding sequence ATGCTGAATTTCGAACTCCTCGCCACCGACCCCGGCAGCCACGCCCGCCGCGGCACCCTGACGCTCAACCACGGCGTGGTGCAGACGCCGATCTTCATGCCCGTGGGCACCTACGGCACAGTCAAGGGCGTGATGCCCCGCAGCCTCGAGGAGATGGGCGCACAGATCATCCTCGGCAACACCTTTCACCTCTGGATGCGCCCCGGCCTCGACGTGATGGCCGGCTTCGGCGGCCTTCATCAATTCGAGAAATGGAACAAGCCCATCCTCACCGATTCCGGCGGCTTCCAGGTCTGGTCGCTGGGTGCAATGCGCAAGATCAGCGAGGAAGGCGTGAAGTTCGCCTCACCGGTCAACGGCGACAAGCTCTTCCTCACGCCCGAGGTCTCGATGCAGATCCAGACCATCCTCAATAGCGACATCGTCATGCAGTTCGACGAGTGCACGCCCTACGACACCGATGGTCACATCACCACCGAGGCCGAGGCGCACTCGTCGATGGCGTTGAGCCTGCGCTGGGCACGGCGCTGCCAGGCCGAATTCGCGCGACTGGCAAACCCCAACGCGCTCTTCGGCATCGTGCAGGGCGGCATGTACGAGAACCTGCGCGAAGAGTCGCTGGCGCAACTGGTGGAGCTCGACTTTCCGGGCTATGCAATCGGCGGCGTGAGCGTGGGCGAGCCCAAGGAGGAAATGCTGCGCATCATGGCGCACACGCCGCACCGGCTACCCCCCCACAAGCCGCGCTACCTGATGGGCGTCGGCACGCCCGAGGACCTGGTTGAAGGCGTCGCTCAGGGTGTCGACATGTTCGATTGCGTGATGCCCACGCGCAATGCGCGCAACGGGACCCTCTTCACGCGCTTCGGCGATCTGAAGATGCGCAACGCGCGCCACAAGAACGACCCGCAGCCCATCGATCCAAGCTGCAGCTGCCATGCCTGCGCGGGGGCCTCCGGCGTGCCGTGGAACGAAGGCGGGCGCGAAGGCTTCAGCCGCGCCTACCTGCATCACCTGGACCGCTGCGGCGAGATGCTCGGGCCGATGCTCACGACCATCCACAACCTGCACTACTACCTGAACTTGATGCACGAGATCCGCGCGGCCCTCGATGCGGGCACCTATCCGCAGTTCCGCGCGCGATTCAAGACCGATCGCGCGCGCGGCATCTGA